A single region of the Oncorhynchus keta strain PuntledgeMale-10-30-2019 chromosome 37, Oket_V2, whole genome shotgun sequence genome encodes:
- the LOC118376401 gene encoding uncharacterized protein LOC118376401 isoform X2, translating into MCGRCAFRLSLLLLVWCVCTALEEIQVKTLETGADLSTPACPNQTIHNMTYVICKIDRGKSGGSECQVSLRFGQNGTDSTCDPRVTLQIKSGGVLLHITNIQPSDEGNYTCECVFNGGTDILHLNISVNGSHVTNILSFQRPFNVMIITAFAGFVAVVVLVGIIRRKCNVKSSVLLHSRRTQQKAVYTFKEVEQQDIEPYSTFTRRDNGLYSTLQLPPNP; encoded by the exons ATGTGTGGAAGATGTGCATTCAGGCTTTCTCTGCTtctgctggtgtggtgtgtgtgcacaGCCTTAGAAG AGATTCAAGTGAAAACATTGGAAACAGGAGCAGATTTGAGCACTCCTGCCTGTCCAAACCAAACCATTCATAACATGACGTATGTAATATGTAAGATAGATAGAGGGAAAAGTGGTGGGAGTGAGTGTCAAGTGTCTCTTCGGTTTGGCCAAAATGGTACAGACAGCACTTGTGACCCCAGAGTCACACTACAGATAAAGAGTGGCGGAGTATTGCTACACATCACCAACATACAACCATCTGATGAAGGGAACTACACCTGTGAGTGTGTATTTAATGGAGGAACAGATATTTTGCATCTCAATATTTCTGTCAATG GATCCCATGTCACAAACATCCTTTCTTTCCAACGTCCTTTCAATGTCATGATAATAACCGCCTTTGCAGGATTTGTAGCCGTCGTGGTCCTTGTTGGAATAATCAGGAGGAAATGTAATGTCAA GTCTTCTGTTCTTTTACACAGCAGGAGAACACAGCAGAAAGCGGTGTACACCTTTAAGGAG GTGGAGCAACAGGACATTGAGCCCTACAGCACGTTCACAAGGAGAGACAATGGGCTTTACTCAACTCTGCAGCTGCcacctaacccctga
- the LOC118376401 gene encoding uncharacterized protein LOC118376401 isoform X3: MCGRCAFRLSLLLLVWCVCTALEEIQVKTLETGADLSTPACPNQTIHNMTYVICKIDRGKSGGSECQVSLRFGQNGTDSTCDPRVTLQIKSGGVLLHITNIQPSDEGNYTCECVFNGGTDILHLNISVNGSHVTNILSFQRPFNVMIITAFAGFVAVVVLVGIIRRKCNVNRRTQQKAVYTFKEVEQQDIEPYSTFTRRDNGLYSTLQLPPNP, from the exons ATGTGTGGAAGATGTGCATTCAGGCTTTCTCTGCTtctgctggtgtggtgtgtgtgcacaGCCTTAGAAG AGATTCAAGTGAAAACATTGGAAACAGGAGCAGATTTGAGCACTCCTGCCTGTCCAAACCAAACCATTCATAACATGACGTATGTAATATGTAAGATAGATAGAGGGAAAAGTGGTGGGAGTGAGTGTCAAGTGTCTCTTCGGTTTGGCCAAAATGGTACAGACAGCACTTGTGACCCCAGAGTCACACTACAGATAAAGAGTGGCGGAGTATTGCTACACATCACCAACATACAACCATCTGATGAAGGGAACTACACCTGTGAGTGTGTATTTAATGGAGGAACAGATATTTTGCATCTCAATATTTCTGTCAATG GATCCCATGTCACAAACATCCTTTCTTTCCAACGTCCTTTCAATGTCATGATAATAACCGCCTTTGCAGGATTTGTAGCCGTCGTGGTCCTTGTTGGAATAATCAGGAGGAAATGTAATGTCAA CAGGAGAACACAGCAGAAAGCGGTGTACACCTTTAAGGAG GTGGAGCAACAGGACATTGAGCCCTACAGCACGTTCACAAGGAGAGACAATGGGCTTTACTCAACTCTGCAGCTGCcacctaacccctga
- the LOC118376401 gene encoding uncharacterized protein LOC118376401 isoform X1 codes for MCGRCAFRLSLLLLVWCVCTALEEIQVKTLETGADLSTPACPNQTIHNMTYVICKIDRGKSGGSECQVSLRFGQNGTDSTCDPRVTLQIKSGGVLLHITNIQPSDEGNYTCECVFNGGTDILHLNISVNGSHVTNILSFQRPFNVMIITAFAGFVAVVVLVGIIRRKCLLFFYTAGEHSRKRCTPLRRWSNRTLSPTARSQGETMGFTQLCSCHLTPDLWHH; via the exons ATGTGTGGAAGATGTGCATTCAGGCTTTCTCTGCTtctgctggtgtggtgtgtgtgcacaGCCTTAGAAG AGATTCAAGTGAAAACATTGGAAACAGGAGCAGATTTGAGCACTCCTGCCTGTCCAAACCAAACCATTCATAACATGACGTATGTAATATGTAAGATAGATAGAGGGAAAAGTGGTGGGAGTGAGTGTCAAGTGTCTCTTCGGTTTGGCCAAAATGGTACAGACAGCACTTGTGACCCCAGAGTCACACTACAGATAAAGAGTGGCGGAGTATTGCTACACATCACCAACATACAACCATCTGATGAAGGGAACTACACCTGTGAGTGTGTATTTAATGGAGGAACAGATATTTTGCATCTCAATATTTCTGTCAATG GATCCCATGTCACAAACATCCTTTCTTTCCAACGTCCTTTCAATGTCATGATAATAACCGCCTTTGCAGGATTTGTAGCCGTCGTGGTCCTTGTTGGAATAATCAGGAGGAAAT GTCTTCTGTTCTTTTACACAGCAGGAGAACACAGCAGAAAGCGGTGTACACCTTTAAGGAG GTGGAGCAACAGGACATTGAGCCCTACAGCACGTTCACAAGGAGAGACAATGGGCTTTACTCAACTCTGCAGCTGCcacctaacccctgacctctggcACCATTGA